In Leishmania donovani BPK282A1 complete genome, chromosome 18, a genomic segment contains:
- a CDS encoding 60S ribosomal protein L34, putative has protein sequence MSCPRVQYRRRMHYATRGNRMKMVRTPGNKLVMQKRAKRS, from the coding sequence ATGTCCTGCCCTCGCGTTCAGTACCGCCGTCGCATGCACTACGCCACTCGTGGCAACCGCATGAAGATGGTCCGCACCCCGGGCAACAAGCTTGTGATGCAGAAGCGCGCGAAGCGCTCG
- a CDS encoding heat shock protein, putative has translation MSVFGVDFGNVNSTVAITRYGGVDIVTNEVSKRETTTIVSFLDDERFIGEQGLDRYVRNAQNTVFFLKRFIGMRMDDPQLSRELKFLTCNIIGDKCGRLMFSVNYCGEEKHFYPEQVLAMMLQRLRSYVNEAATTDPRVKADVRDFVITVPCYYTAEQRRLMYQAAEVAGLHCMSLINETTASAVDYGIFRGASLKETMEEGQVVGILDIGYGATVFSVCKFWRGNCKILARTFDRNTGTRDCDYLLYEHMLNEVKSRYNVDVSQNKRARLRLLQACERLKYLLSANQSAPLNVENLMDIDVSIPVFERATMESLCQDVLHSIKSVIERGFAEAGVSRDDFHSIEMIGGGCRIPMMKRLVEEVLGRGPSFTLNASESTARGCAIVAAMLSPKFQVREFKVSELPTYPILLGYHAENPRSPSSVPFLPHVNKVVKLLGAADSYPKKLDVRFPCSSAPKIYAFYDYENEGVKEIVQPCNYIIGEWEMGLPSKAKGAVNEMRVRICIQPDGVVELEKAEAIDVYEVEEAPDATPAAANGEGPGKENEEALAEPPKPSKPVKKTKEAAIVVSVKPSVEILGHSGESVLLFRKAEAEMYERDSRIVRTRIKKNELESYILDFRPRLSSGGMLIEYAAPDAAANFVRQCDEDEQWLYEDGEFSTFEEYERRVQTLRAIGDAAYNRLRTREEVEFAAKGIHTRIMAAKQKALDFIGKKEHITEEELKEAAATAEQAKAWVDQQVAAMLAAPKTQDTTLSKADLEKKASEVEHGINKVMSKPAPPKPKESKEPENAEEDLAAEAAAGAEAEPQHQASDEVPAPTNAPELD, from the coding sequence ATGTCTGTGTTCGGCGTCGATTTCGGCAACGTCAACTCCACGGTGGCCATCACCCGCTACGGCGGGGTGGACATCGTGACAAACGAGGTCAGCAAGCGCGAGACGACCACCATTGTTTCTTTCCTCGACGATGAGCGGTTTATCGGTGAGCAGGGGCTGGACCGCTACGTCCGCAATGCTCAGAACACCGTCTTTTTCCTCAAGCGCTTCATCGGCATGCGCATGGACGACCCCCAGCTCTCTCGGGAACTCAAGTTCCTGACGTGCAACATCATTGGCGACAAATGTGGACGGCTCATGTTTAGCGTCAACTACTGCGGCGAGGAGAAGCACTTCTACCCGGAGCAGGTGCTGGCCAtgatgctgcagcggctgcgcagctaCGTCAACGAGGCTGCCACGACGGACCCACGCGTGAAGGCAGACGTGCGCGACTTCGTGATTACCGTGCCGTGCTACTACAccgcggagcagcgccgcctcatGTACCAGGCGGCTGAGGTGGCGGGACTGCACTGCATGTCCCTCATCAACGAGACAACTGCGTCAGCGGTGGACTACGGCATTTTCCGCGGCGCCTCGCTGAAGGAGacgatggaggaggggcaggtgGTCGGCATTCTCGACATCGGATATGGCGCCACGGTTTTCTCCGTGTGCAAGTTCTGGCGCGGCAACTGCAAAATCCTCGCCCGCACCTTCGACCGTAACACTGGCACTCGTGACTGCGACTACCTGCTCTACGAGCACATGCTGAATGAAGTGAAGTCCCGCTACAATGTCGACGTCTCGCAGAACAAGCGCGCTCGCttgcgcctgctgcaggcgtGCGAGCGGCTCAAATACCTCCTGTCTGCGAACCAATCGGCGCCGCTGAACGTCGAGAACTTGATGGACATCGACGTCAGCATTCCAGTCTTCGAGCGTGCCACCATGGAGTCGCTCTGCCAGGATGTTCTCCACTCCATCAAGTCCGTGATCGAGCGCGGCTTTGCCGAGGCGGGCGTCAGCCGCGATGACTTCCACTCCATTGAGATGatcggcggtggctgccgtATTCCGATGATGAAGAGgctggtggaggaggtgctgggCCGCGGGCCCAGCTTCACTTTGAACGCGTCTGAGTCTACGGCACGCGGGTGCGCGATTGTGGCGGCCATGCTCTCGCCGAAGTTCCAGGTGCGCGAGTTCAAGGTATCGGAGCTGCCAACGTACCCGATTTTGCTGGGCTACCACGCCGAGAACCCACGCTCCCCCAGCTCCGTGCCTTTCCTGCCGCACGTGAACAAGGTCGTGAAGCTGCTGGGGGCGGCAGACAGCTACCCGAAGAAGCTGGACGTGCGCTTCCCGTGCTCGAGTGCGCCGAAGATCTACGCCTTCTACGATTACGAAAACGAGGGGGTTAAGGAGATTGTGCAGCCGTGCAACTACATCATTGGTGAGTGGGAGATGGGCTTGCCTTCGAAGGCGAAGGGTGCGGTGAACGAGATGCGCGTCCGTATCTGCATCCAGCCAGATGGTGTGGTGGAGTTGGAGAAGGCAGAGGCGATCGACGTGTACGaggtcgaggaggcgccggaCGCTacccctgccgccgcgaacGGCGAGGGCCCGGGGAAGGagaacgaggaggcgctggccgAGCCGCCCAAGCCGTCCAAGCCGGTCAAGAAGACGAAGGAGGCTGCGATTGTCGTGTCAGTGAAGCCAAGCGTGGAGATCCTTGGACACAGCGGCGAGTCTGTGCTGCTTTTCCGCAAGGCCGAGGCGGAAATGTACGAGCGCGACTCCCGCATCGTTCGCACGCGCATAAAGAAGAACGAGCTGGAAAGCTACATTCTCGACTTTCGCCCTCGTCTCTCGTCGGGTGGTATGCTGATCGAGTACGCCGCGCCGGATGCGGCCGCCAACTTTGTGCGCCAGTGCGATGAGGATGAGCAGTGGCTCTACGAAGACGGCGAGTTTTCCACATTCGAGGAGTACGAGCGCCGCGTACAGACGCTGCGTGccatcggcgacgccgcgtaCAACCGCCTTCGCACGCGCGAGGAGGTCGAGTTCGCGGCGAAGGGTATCCACACTCGCATTATGGCTGCCAAACAGAAGGCGCTCGACTTCATTGGTAAGAAGGAGCACAtcaccgaggaggagctgaaaGAGGCTGCGGCCACGGCCGAGCAGGCGAAGGCGTGGGTGGACCAACAGGTTGCGGCGATGCTGGCGGCTCCCAAGACGCAGGACACGACGCTGTCGAAAGCGGACCTCGAGAAGAAGGCGTCGGAGGTGGAGCATGGCATCAACAAAGTCATGTCGAAGCCGGCCCCGCCGAAGCCAAAGGAGAGCAAGGAGCCGGAGAATGCTGAGGAGGATCTGGCagctgaggcggcggcgggtgcggAGGCCGAGCCCCAACATCAGGCTTCTGATGAAGTGCCTGCGCCGACGAACGCACCGGAGCTCGATTAA
- a CDS encoding pyruvate dehydrogenase E1 component alpha subunit, putative translates to MFKCATRCLLDTKTVPLKPQRPFKLHTAGRTDMAPLPTQAAYDAEQLKKSLALMFRIRRMESLCDQSYKLKKIRGFCHLYIGQEAIPAGMENVLTFEDPIVTGYRDHGWYISRGGKPEDVFAEMFGRQGGCSKGKGGSMHMYKVGNGFYGGNGIVGAQVSIGAGLAWRFAMENRDSPKHVAVTFYGDGAANQGQIYESMNIAALQRLPVIFAVENNHFGMGTSAARGSYQAEFYRRGDYIPGIKVDGMDVLAVQEGTRYARDHCMSGKGPIVMELDCYRYMGHSMSDPDNQYRTKSDIQHVKQERDCIRKMREFMATEGIMTEDEMSKMEKDVKKEVDQDLQKAQKQPMTKLDELFTDIYVGEQYEHRTCQGTVYHKP, encoded by the coding sequence ATGTTCAAGTGCGCGACTCGCTGCCTTCTGGACACCAAGACGGTGCCGCTGAAGCCGCAGCGCCCATTCAAGCTACACACGGCTGGCCGCACCGACATGGCACCACTTCCGACGCAGGCGGCGTACGACGCAGAGCAGCTGAAGAAGAGTCTTGCCCTGATGTTCCGCATCCGCCGCATGGAGTCTCTGTGCGATCAGTCCTACAAGCTAAAGAAGATTCGCGGCTTCTGCCACCTCTACATCGGGCAGGAGGCCATTCCGGCTGGCATGGAGAACGTTCTGACCTTCGAGGACCCCATCGTCACTGGCTACCGCGATCACGGCTGGTACATCTCTCGCGGTGGCAAGCCCGAGGATGTCTTCGCTGAAATGTTCGGCCGTCAGGGCGGCTGCAGCAAGGGCAAGGGTGGCTCGATGCACATGTACAAGGTGGGTAACGGCTTCTACGGCGGTAATGGCATCGTGGGTGCGCAGGTCTCGATCGGCGCTGGCCTTGCCTGGCGCTTCGCGATGGAGAACCGCGACAGCCCGAAGCACGTTGCGGTCACCTTCtacggcgacggtgctgccaACCAGGGCCAGATCTACGAGTCCATGAACATTGccgctctgcagcgcctccccgTCATCTTCGCAGTGGAGAACAACCACTTCGGTATGGGCACTAGCGCCGCTCGCGGCTCCTATCAGGCGGAGTTTTACCGCCGTGGTGACTACATCCCTGGTATCAAGGTCGATGGCATGGACGTGCTCGCGGTGCAGGAGGGCACCCGCTACGCACGCGACCACTGCATGTCGGGCAAGGGCCCGATTGTGATGGAGCTGGACTGCTACCGCTACATGGGTCATAGCATGTCGGACCCCGACAACCAGTACCGCACCAAGAGCGACATCCAGCACGTGAAGCAGGAGCGTGACTGCATTCGCAAGATGCGCGAGTTCATGGCGACCGAGGGCATCATGACCGAGGACGAGATGAGCAAGATGGAGAAAGACGTGAAGAAGGAGGTGGACCAGGACCTGCAGAAGGCCCAGAAACAACCTATGACAAAGTTGGATGAGCTCTTCACGGACATCTACGTGGGTGAGCAGTACGAGCACCGCACCTGCCAGGGTACCGTGTACCACAAGCCCTAA